One Podospora pseudopauciseta strain CBS 411.78 chromosome 5 map unlocalized CBS411.78m_5, whole genome shotgun sequence DNA window includes the following coding sequences:
- a CDS encoding uncharacterized protein (COG:E; EggNog:ENOG503NY8U) yields the protein MISVSHESAKAALEAAEARFIANNPLSKKQHELAVGALPGGNTRTLLHTSPFPLTMNQGKGAHVWDEDGHKYLDLVGELTAGLYGHSNPIIRETMLSTFDNVGLSLGSTTVQEHKHASLLCSRFKLKRVRMANTGTEANMHALAGARHYTSRRKVIVFSGGYHGAVFSFPNGKAAPNTVDKDDFVVVPRYNDIGLAVDAIRSTPDLAAVLVEPMQGAGGCIPGSKEFLHAIQDAAHEVGALFILDEVMTSRLAPHGLGFELGLKPDLVTMGKYLGGGLAFGAFGGREEVMAVYDPRVEGSLAHSGTFNNNTLVTSVGYEALKRVFTEEACVKLNERGDGLRERLKQVTKGTKIMFSGRGSLIGVHFVDEAVEVFTCGEDIQGKERRDLRDLFWFEMLEAGYWTTRRGFVALILETEEKELEGFVEAVGKFAERHRDIVAL from the exons ATGAGCTCGCCGTCGGTGCCCTCCCAGGTGGAAACACACGAACCCTACTGCACACATCCCCATTCCCCCTGACAATGAACCAGGGTAAGGGCGCTCATGTctgggatgaggatggccaCAA ATACCTCGACCTCGTCGGTGAACTGACGGCAGGTCTCTACGGAcactccaaccccatcatccgcGAAACTATGCTCTCCACCTTTGACAACGTCGGTCTTTCGCTTGGCTCAACCACCGTCCAGGAACACAAACACGCTTCCCTCCTTTGCTCACGCTTCAAACTGAAGCGCGTCCGCATGGCCAACACAGGCACAGAAGCCAATATGCACGCTCTCGCTGGCGCGCGGCACTACACCTCGCGAAGAAAAGTCATTGTCTTCTCTGGCGGCTACCACGGCGCGGTATTTAGCTTCCCCAACGGCAAAGCAGCACCCAACACCGTGGATAAGGACGACTTTGTGGTTGTTCCCCGGTATAATGACATCGGCCTCGCAGTAGACGCCATCAGATCCACACCCGATCTCGCCGCTGTGCTGGTGGAACCCATGCAAGGCGCTGGTGGATGTATCCCCGGCAGCAAGGAATTTCTCCATGCCATCCAGGACGCCGCACACGAGGTCGGAGCGTTGTTTATCCTCGATGAGGTGATGACTTCCCGCCTTGCGCCTCACGGCCTGGGATTTGAGCTAGGACTGAAGCCTGATTTGGTCACAATGGGCAAATATCTTGGGGGTGGGCTGGCTTTTGGCGCGTTTGGTGGGAGAGAGGAGGTCATGGCTGTGTATGACCCCCGTGTGGAAGGGTCGCTGGCGCACTCGGGGACGTTTAACAACAACACTCTAGTCACGAGCGTTGGGTATGAGGCTTTGAAGAGAGTCTTCACCGAGGAGGCTTGTGTGAAATTGAATGAGCGGGGGGATGGGCTcagggagaggttgaagcAGGTTACAAAGGGGACCAAGATCATGTTTAGCGGAAGGGGGTCGTTGATTGGGGTTCACTTTGTGGATGAAGCTGTCGAGGTGTTTACATGTGGGGAAGACATTCaagggaaggaaaggagggATTTGAGGGACTTGTTTTGGTTCGAGATGCTGGAGGCAGGGTATTGGACAACGAGAAGGGGGTTTGTTGCACTGATTTTGGAGACAGAGGAAAAGGAGCTGGAAGGTTTTGTGGAAGCTGTTGGAAAGTTTGCAGAAAGGCATCGGGATATTGTGGCCTTGTAG
- a CDS encoding uncharacterized protein (COG:O; EggNog:ENOG503Q4W1; MEROPS:MER0001928), with protein MASQQPIVEAPPAGPPKIALKLTPAGHKKQQEDPTFIAELIDRAQNGRSGFVPNVNPLIPEENRPARLFSRIAAAAASDPTADLPNFDVWYEVALEGQSRLSRLETETATTAQTPADGGDYSLPKETLELIHKLHRLEEVESVHALQAGPPPAVNPSDDPRSVNQGYLDAAPAGINARYAWGFPGGDGLGVNIVDMEQGWKLDHEDLQAAGITLISGYNVAYYSHGTAVLGEMLQVDNAIGGVGIVPKAKGRVISQHRSTGYNTAAAILDAVNNMAFGDILLLEAQENDPVGGQYYWPVSVADANFDAIRLASALGITVIEAACNGGYDLDAYVNLSGKYIFNRSSPDYKESGATMVGASSSAAPHYRLWYSNHGSRVDVYAWGENIDTTFTDDNSGTDNSYTDYFSGTSGASPIIVGAAAAVQGIANATLGYKFSPLQLRQILTTNGTPSSTPSTDRIGVMPNLRAIIDGRFINLAPDLYIRDYPADNGRVPSSGTVSNSPDIIIRQTPVPNPQALFGSGSGNENNTSLSQPILAGRDHSIYIRLLNRGGSAAQNAKVTVYHAPAATLITPNLWTLIGTVTLPSAVPTGRVLTVSPRLSWPANKVPNVGPGGYSFVAVATTDKDPAPVLPGTFPAFVEFVSRNNNVAWKSFNVVNPPPGGTGVSRLPVGIAGAFDAPRRFAVRGVGSLPVGSEVRLEVPGDLARRLGVVTPLGVEEKGVVVLPLHPFGRGEIGEGILPVGSVSRCELVVKVPGEGVKGEGQWEYEIVQEWEGVEVGRVTWRFEGSDKEDVQ; from the coding sequence ATGGCTTCCCAACAGCCCATTGTTGAAGCACCCCCCGCTGGGCCTCCCAAAATCGCCCTGAAGCTGACCCCTGCTGGCCACAAGAAGCAACAGGAGGATCCCACCTTCATTGCTGAACTGATCGACAGGGCCCAGAATGGTCGGAGTGGCTTTGTTCCCAATGTCAATCCCCTTATCCCTGAAGAAAATCGCCCTGCTCGTCTCTTCAGTCGTattgccgctgccgccgcatCTGATCCCACCGCCGACCTTCCCAACTTTGACGTCTGGTATGAGGTTGCTTTGGAGGGTCAGTCACGTCTTTCCAGACTCGAAACAGAGACTGCGACGACTGCTCAAACACCTGCCGATGGCGGAGATTACTCTCTTCCCAAGGAGACTCTTGAGCTCATCCACAAGCTTCATCGCCTCGAAGAGGTCGAAAGCGTCCACGCACTTCAAGCCGGCCCTCCACCTGCCGTCAATCCTAGCGATGACCCCCGAAGTGTAAACCAGGGGTACCTCGATGCGGCACCGGCTGGCATTAACGCCCGATATGCCTGGGGCTTTCCTGGTGGGGATGGCTTGGGGGTCAACATTGTCGACATGGAACAGGGATGGAAGCTTGACCACGAGGATCTTCAGGCGGCCGGTATCACATTGATCTCGGGGTATAATGTCGCCTATTACTCCCATGGAACTGCCGTGTTGGGTGAGATGCTTCAGGTGGATAACGCCATAGGAGGAGTTGGCATTGTCCCCAAGGCGAAGGGGCGGGTTATTTCCCAACATCGGTCGACAGGCTACAACACCGCGGCCGCCATACTGGATGCCGTGAACAACATGGCCTTTGGAGATATTCTTCTCCTTGAAGCTCAGGAAAATGACCCTGTGGGAGGGCAGTATTATTGGCCTGTCTCCGTTGCCGACGCTAACTTTGATGCCATCCGTCTGGCTTCTGCTCTAGGCATTACTGTCATTGAAGCAGCCTGCAACGGTGGGTATGACCTTGATGCCTATGTCAACCTCTCGGGCAAGTACATCTTCAACCGCTCCAGCCCAGACTATAAAGAGTCCGGTGCCACCATGGTGGGCGCCTCTAGCTCTGCCGCACCACACTACCGCCTGTGGTACTCCAACCACGGCTCCCGGGTCGACGTCTATGCCTGGGGTGAAAACATTGACACCACCTTCACCGACGACAACTCTGGCACCGACAACTCCTACACCGACTACTTCAGCGGCACTTCCGGTGCCTCTcccatcatcgtcggcgcagcagcagcagtccaAGGCATAGCCAACGCCACCCTCGGATACAAATTCTCCCCCTTGCAGCTCCGCCAAATCCTCACCACAAACGGAACACCAAGCagcaccccctccaccgacCGCATCGGCGTCATGCCCAACCTCCGCGCCATCATCGACGGCCGCTTCATCAACCTTGCCCCCGACCTCTACATAAGAGACTACCCCGCCGACAACGGCCGAGTCCCCTCCTCAGGCACAgtctccaactcccccgacatcatcatccgccaAACCCCcgttcccaacccccaagccCTTTTTGGGTCCGGCTCAGGCAATGAAAACAACACCTCCCTTTCCCAACCCATCCTCGCGGGGCGTGACCACAGCATCTACATCAGATTGCTCAACCGCGGCGGGTCAGCAGCGCAGAATGCAAAGGTGACTGTATACCACGCCCCGGCAGCaaccctcatcacccccaacctgTGGACTCTAATCGGGACAGTCACCCTCCCTTCTGCTGTCCCCACTGGCCGAGTGTTGACTGTGTCCCCGAGACTTTCCTGGCCAGCAAATAAAGTCCCCAACGTCGGACCGGGCGGGTACTCCTTTGTGGCAGTCGCAACAACAGACAAGGACCCTGCGCCTGTCCTACCTGGTACTTTCCCCGCGTTTGTGGAGTTTGTGAGCAGGAATAATAATGTGGCTTGGAAGAGTTTCAATGTGGTTAACCCCCCGCCTGGTGGTACTGGGGTTAGTAGATTACCTGTTGGAATCGCAGGGGCGTTTGATGCACCGAGACGCTTCGCGGTAAGGGGAGTGGGATCGTTGCCGGTGGGGAGCGAAGTTAGGTTGGAGGTTCCGGGGGATTTGGCGAGGCGGTTGGGGGTTGTTACGCCTTTGGGAgttgaggagaagggggtggtggtgctccCGCTTCATCCTTTTGGACGGGGGGAGATCGGGGAGGGGATTTTGCCTGTTGGGAGTGTTAGTCGGTGTGAGCTTGTTGTGAAGgtgccgggggagggggtgaagggggaggggcagtgGGAGTATGAGATTGTgcaggagtgggagggggtggaggttgggagggTTACTTGGCGGTTTGAGGGCAGTGATAAGGAAGATGTGCAGTGA
- a CDS encoding uncharacterized protein (COG:O; EggNog:ENOG503NVK4): MSPIPSLPQEAINTLLNFTLQDRITGSLIGSALGDTIGLYTEFLSSTQAATFYPSRTFTLHPGPTPFHLDRHRAPFTPGHWTDDTDHSLLLLLSFLHQSTPSSHVFPTQSDFASRLRIWASQGFKPLGTMPLGLGRLLGTVLASKGFAEEPEGIARGYWRGTNRFAAPNGSLMRTHVLGLMTVWEEETKCFELGAEISRATHVDPRGEDIDGVIERGRRWYESVTGRREEDPGVDWEELWRVCDGKDGLEGLRLDDGASIGFVYKTLGAGVVLLRMAMDRNRGVLDRSRLFEELITELVMKGGDADTNACFAGALLGAYLGFAALPDHWRNGMVHGKWLVGKAESLCQVLNVKDGQYNGQEDADTAPLGGKPEISQQDMEAKWMVFQQEVVRKMEEAKKTDETKTTEPKSKSAWSVPWKKPKKP, from the exons ATGTcacccatcccctccctcccccaagaagccatcaacaccctcctcaacttcACCCTCCAAGACCGCATCACCGGCTCCCTCATCGGTTCAGCCCTAGGCGATACAATAGGCCTCTACACCGAGTTCCTCTCCTCGACCCAAGCAGCAACATTCTACCCCTCCCGCaccttcaccctccaccccggccccacccccttccacctcgaccGCCACCGCGCCCCTTTCACCCCAGGCCACTGGACAGACGACACCgaccactccctcctcctcctcctctcttttttACATCAGTCCACACCATCAAGCCACGTCTTCCCCACGCAGAGTGATTTCGCCTCCCGCTTGAGAATATGGGCTTCTCAGGGGTTCAAGCCGTTGGGGACGATGCCGCTCGGATTGGGGAGGTTGCTTGGGACTGTGTTGGCAAGTAAGGGGTTTGCGGAAGAGCCGGAAGGAATCGCGAGGGGGTACTGGAGGGGGACCAACAGATTTGCTGCGCCGAATGGGAGTTTGATGAGGACGCAtgtgttggggttgatgacggtttgggaggaggaaaccAAGTGTTTTGAGTTGGGGGCGGAGATTTCGAGGGCGACGCATGTTGATCCTAG GGGAGAGGATATTGACGGGGTGattgagagggggaggaggtggtatGAGAGTGTAACAGGGAGGCGGGAAGAGGATCCGGGGGTGGATTGGGAGGAGTTGTGGAGGGTTTGTGATGGAAAAGATGGGCTGGAAgggttgaggttggatgATGGGGCTTCGATTGGGTTTGTCTATAAGACgttgggggcgggggtggtgttgcttAGGATGGCCATGGACAGAAACCGTGGGGTGCTCGACCGATCAAGGCTTTTTGAGGAGCTGATCACGGAGCTGGTTATGAAGGGTGGAGATGCCGACACAAATGCCTGCTTTGCCGGAGCGTTGCTTGGAGCCTATCTGGGCTTTGCTGCATTGCCAGATCACTGGAGAAACGGCATGGTACATGGAAAATGGCTGGTTGGCAAGGCGGAATCCCTGTGTCAGGTTCTTAACGTGAAGGATGGTCAGTACAACGGTCAGGAAGATGCTGATACTGCACCTCTCGGGGGAAAGCCGGAGATCAGCCAGCAGGATATGGAAGCGAAGTGGATGGTATTCCAGCAGGAAGTAGTGAGGAAAATGGAGGAAGCAAAGAAGACTGACGAGACCAAAACTACGGAGCCCAAGTCAAAGTCGGCTTGGTCTGTCCCCTGgaagaaaccaaaaaagCCGTGA
- a CDS encoding uncharacterized protein (COG:S; EggNog:ENOG502SIE8), translated as MTTDARRPNAVIKNRMPKYLPPEQAYTPTHSQQILRSSSDRWTMYELFSCFRGFGASGPRDKVYAILGLAQIEHVLDPLSTAHYDTTFTVFDVIWDLLDVELTCKKSLRFLRDCCGIEKPEGFPSWMPLWDHRGSPPPTIGQNPREPLDYFEEEPHAVFRAGGETHAVTRMIKDTKQLAIQGLICGIITGTGGMLDANAPDRVNPTAHRLASRKKWAEMIGVDALEEFTQTLIELQTAGQIAGEQAAALFAHFFREHIQKKEFLHSRFFETMMVSVSSQGFNYLVDRPVGTDQVEPEASLPNICRRWNHPLNKNVNERIAAVSHGRRFFTCRTQWYTEGEDCIQFGLCPGNAEPGDTVAMFLGSGVLHVIRPVGLDGDGNPSTVGPRGRGISSLVDKRPAS; from the coding sequence ATGACGACAGATGCAAGACGCCCAAATGCTGTCATTAAAAACAGGATGCCAAAATACCTCCCTCCGGAACAAGCATACACACCTACTCATTCACAACAGATACTAAGATCATCCAGCGACCGCTGGACCATGTACGAATTGTTCAGCTGCTTCCGCGGCTTTGGCGCCTCCGGTCCTCGCGACAAGGTCTACGCAATCCTAGGCTTGGCCCAAATCGAACACGTGCTTGATCCCCTGTCCACGGCTCATTACGATACAACTTTCACTGTTTTTGATGTCATATGGGACCTTCTTGACGTTGAACTGACTTGCAAAAAGAGTCTCCGATTCCTCCGTGATTGCTGCGGCATCGAAAAGCCCGAGGGCTTCCCGTCATGGATGCCGCTCTGGGATCATCGCGGATCTCCACCTCCGACTATTGGCCAGAACCCAAGGGAGCCATTGGACTACTTTGAAGAGGAGCCACACGCTGTCTTCAGAGCAGGTGGTGAAACCCATGCAGTGACCAGGATGATCAAGGATACCAAACAGCTTGCTATCCAAGGTTTGATATGTGGTATTATTACAGGCACTGGGGGTATGCTCGACGCCAACGCACCTGATCGGGTCAACCCGACTGCACATCGATTAGCGTCACGGAAAAAGTGGGCAGAAATGATAGGGGTTGATGCCCTTGAGGAGTTCACACAGACACTGATCGAACTCCAGACAGCTGGGCAGATTGCCGGGGAACAAGCAGCAGCTCTGTTCGCACATTTTTTTAGGGAGCACATCCAGAAGAAAGAATTCCTGCATAGTCGCTTCTTTGAAACGATGATGGTGTCTGTATCCAGCCAAGGTTTTAACTACCTTGTTGACCGACCTGTCGGGACCGATCAAGTTGAACCTGAAGCTTCTCTCCCAAATATCTGCCGGCGCTGGAATCACCCTCTAAACAAGAACGTCAATGAAAGGATTGCTGCGGTTTCCCACGGCCGAAGATTTTTCACTTGCCGGACACAATGGTATACAGAGGGAGAAGATTGCATACAATTCGGCTTGTGTCCTGGCAATGCAGAGCCAGGCGATACAGTTGCCATGTTTCTTGGATCGGGAGTGCTGCATGTGATCAGACCTGTGGGTCTTGATGGGGATGGAAATCCATCCACCGTGGGGCCTCGTGGGAGAGGCATATCTTCACTCGTGGATAAGCGGCCAGCTTCTTGA
- a CDS encoding uncharacterized protein (EggNog:ENOG503NZB6; COG:E) produces the protein MSTPVPPGHPDFDPAENKRRMEAGELYYAFHPDISSARRKCIAACNDFNAVGSRADFTRRQMVELWKKIICDDTPNPPVLADPKQDEAQFTLAYPYIDGPIKVDMGFNLKFGEQVYINYNSTWLDTCTITVGSRTLIGPNCSFYTATHPLDPFQRNGLKGPEAGKPIVIGEDCWFGGSVTVLGGVTIGRGVTVGAGSVVTKDVPDFVVVVGNPARIVRRLDEAKERWERGERIGESA, from the exons ATGtccacccccgtccccccagGCCACCCCGACTTCGACCCCGCCGAAAACAAACGGCGCATGGAAGCCGGCGAGCTCTACTACGCCTTCCACCCCGACATCTCCAGCGCCCGCAGAAAATGCATCGCCGCCTGCAACGACTTCAACGCCGTAGGCTCCCGCGCTGACTTCACCCGGCGGCAAATGGTTGAGCTGTGGAAAAA AATCATCTGTGAcgacacccccaacccccccgtcCTCGCAGACCCCAAACAGGACGAAGCCCAATTCACCCTCGCCTACCCCTACATTGACGGCCCCATCAAGGTCGACATGGGGTTCAACCTCAAGTTTGGGGAGCAAGTTTACATCAACTACAACTCCACTTGGCTGGATACTTGTACTATCACCGTTGGGTCGAGGACGCTGATTGGACCGAATTGCTCGTTTTATACCGCCACTCACCCGCTTGATCCGTTTCAGAGGAATGGGCTCAAGGGGCCGGAGGCGGGGAAGCCGATTGTGATTGGGGAGGATTgctggtttggggggagtgTGACTGTTTTAGGCGGTGTGACtattgggaggggggttacTGTTGGGGCGGGGAGTGTGGTGACCAAGGATGTGCCTgattttgttgttgtggttggtaaCCCGGCGAGGAttgtgaggaggttggatgaGGCGAAGGaaaggtgggagaggggcgAAAGGATCGGGGAGAGTGCGtaa
- a CDS encoding uncharacterized protein (EggNog:ENOG503P53G) has translation MVAQHSFSRQGVEAQMYRQEYENTIVFLLLLSRGPALSSSFKRDLLKRHQKVSRYQHLDGENDLDISPSPRPAPRLPPRPAPELPPRPAPKLPPRPRPPPKLPSRLGRKRDSKQPEWIQILEDDLLDAEDKEKNEEPRKRIFHTDTERSVGQFMVFQFPAMAITIALFVLHGYRMEWPDINSNISSALLVGAKIHETLIVASLFQILYSNIRRKLVGSEGIPFGFLTAPFQLSSPFYLFSSSFLAPLTQFHDLTLSSVWMAFIMVASFSIATLAGASSGIVMLPKLGWWNMSPDRSVDPYAIGPLSSIYPKTMDRKSIPEYCPAANDTTSSDCAHAGYDNPNSIDWSWLSNIARGTHGLPTNLTSGGKSVAWWKSSMSLQTVVGATTPMKLAASQVAKGYSMDRSDFVQTRRTAKLTSSTGDSIPLEQPRIAIQCTDPSRPRKDPLKSETMADAPFNFLLDPGLYYRSDPTFFIPHELLDVAYNSKSHFGFIDLGRHAPVQASATFWTRYNTTGTSLALCFIDARWVGSSVWSYSNSDLPLFSHAITNATLNASKDLGDIITLTVPWLNSLNNSLDMSSDPLNYKTPNVSRFAYDRIYDYAVEGGGDQLYQVLSRSLAVYLVDALAELTWSRMRLDNREEDRNDGAILDYALVGADQDRLVYEYNFEGLSVKLAFGVLLLHVLLVVVHFVGTVCVYRKFGSSAWEQLGELMTLAMNSRGTELLKNTSVGVHKWEVWRLMARVTEDEGQERKVELRLSSNQRVGDEEGSVKEVSGKRPTAFRKYG, from the exons ATGGTGGCACAGCACAGCTTTAGCCGCCAAGGTGTTGAAGCGCAAATGTATCGTCAAGAGTATGAAAACACGAttgtcttcttgttgttgttgtcgagaGGCCCAGCCTTAAGCTCCTCGTTCAAACGAGACCTTTTGAAGAGGCA CCAAAAGGTTTCGCGATATCAACATCTCGATGGCGAGAATGATCTCGACATTTCCCCCTCACCCAGACCAGCGCCCAGGCTGCCACCAAGACCAGCACCAGAACTTCCACCAAGACCAGCACCCAAACTGCCACCTAGACCTagaccaccacccaagcTTCCATCCAGATTGGGCAGAAAGCGAGATAGCAAGCAGCCGGAATGGATCCAAATACTCGAAGACGACCTGCTAGACGCCGAAGACAAGGAAAAGAATGAGGAACCCCGGAAACGAATATTCCACACTGATACCGAACGATCAGTGGGCCAGTTCATGGTCTTCCAGTTCCCAGCAATGGCCATTACAATAGCCCTCTTCGTCTTGCATGGATATCGGATGGAGTGGCCGGACATAAACTCGAACATCTCGTCTGCGCTGCTGGTAGGAGCAAAGATCCACGAGACTCTCATCGTCGCCTCACTCTTCCAGATTCTGTATTCAAATATTCGGCGGAAACTTGTCGGCTCAGAGGGCATCCCCTTTGGGTTTCTGACCGCACCCTTTCAGCTCAGCTCACCGTTTTATCTCTTCAGTTCTTCATTCTTGGCACCTTTGACGCAATTTCACGACCTCACTTTATCGTCAGTCTGGATGGCGTTTATCATGGTAGCCAGCTTCTCCATAGCCACCCTGGCTGGTGCGAGCTCTGGTATCGTGATGCTCCCCAAACTTGGCTGGTGGAACATGTCTCCAGATCGCTCCGTCGACCCATACGCGATAGGGCCCCTGTCAAGCATCTACCCCAAGACGATGGACAGGAAAAGCATCCCAGAATACTGCCCTGCAGCTAATGATACGACCTCCTCGGATTGTGCGCACGCGGGATATGATAACCCCAACAGCATCGACTGGTCCTGGCTGTCGAACATCGCCCGTGGTACTCATGGTCTGCCTACAAACCTGACATCAGGAGGCAAATCGGTTGCTTGGTGGAAGAGCTCCATGTCACTGCAGACAGTGGTTGGTGCAACCACTCCCATGAAACTGGCCGCCTCGCAGGTTGCGAAGGGATATTCCATGGACCGATCAGACTTTGTGCAGACACGCAGAACCGCCAAACTGACCAGCAGCACCGGAGACTCGATACCACTCGAACAACCCCGGATCGCCATCCAGTGCACCGACCCCAGCCGCCCAAGAAAGGATCCCCTAAAGAGCGAAACAATGGCAGACGCACCATTCAACTTTCTCCTTGACCCAGGGCTCTATTACCGCTCCGACCCAACCTTTTTCATCCCTCACGAGCTCCTCGACGTGGCTTACAACTCTAAAAGCCACTTTGGCTTCATTGACCTCGGCCGTCACGCCCCCGTCCAGGCATCAGCCACCTTTTGGACAAGAtacaacaccaccggcacctccctcgccctctgcTTCATCGACGCCCGCTGGGTGGGCTCCTCCGTCTGGTCCTATTCCAACAGCGACCTCCCGTTATTCTCCCACGCCATAACAAACGCCACCTTGAACGCGTCAAAAGACCTGGGTGACATCATCACTTTGACGGTCCCCTGGCTGAACAGCCTGAATAACTCGCTGGATATGTCATCTGATCCGCTCAACTACAAGACACCAAACGTGTCACGTTTTGCCTATGACCGTATCTACGACTATGCGGTCGAGGGCGGGGGCGATCAACTGTATCAAGTGCTTTCGAGGTCGTTGGCGGTGTATCTTGTTGATGCTCTTGCTGAGTTGACATGGTCGAGGATGCGGCTGGATAACCGTGAGGAGGACCGGAATGATGGGGCGATATTGGATTATGCGTTGGTGGGGGCGGATCAAGACAGGCTTGTGTATGAGTATAACTTTGAGGGGTTGTCTGTCAAGCTCGCTTTTGGGGTTTTATTGTTGCAcgtcttgttggtggtggttcatTTTGTCGGGACGGTGTGTGTGTATCGCAAGTTTGGGAGCAGCGCGTGGGAGCAGCTAGGCGAGTTGATGACGTTGGCGATGAACAGTCGGGGGACAGAGCTTCTCAAGAATACCAGCGTGGGGGTGCACAAATGGGAGGTGTGGAGGCTGATGGCAAGGGTTACTGAGGATGAGGGTCAGGAGCGCAAGGTGGAACTGAGGTTGAGCAGTAACCAAAGGGTTGGTGACGAAGAGGGTTCGGTGAAGGAGGTTTCTGGGAAGAGGCCGACAGCATTTCGAAAGTATGGGTAG